A genome region from Pseudomonas helmanticensis includes the following:
- a CDS encoding FUSC family protein — MNGFFSGIPPARDWFYGVRTFAASMIALYIALLMQMPRPYWAMATVYIVSSPFLGPTSSKALYRAIGTFLGAAAAVFFVPMFVQSPYVLVVVIALWTGILLFMSLHLRTANSYALMLAGYTLPLIALPVVDNPLAVWDVAEARTEEIFLGIAVAAVVGAMFWPRRLAPVFNDAVSKWFADATTYSLKFLSRDVQPEEVTALRMAMVANFNSLELMIGQLPHEGSRPQTVRNTKELRGRMIHLLPVIDALEDSLYALERRTPELVEKFEPLLVATREWLAHQDADLDRWQALKDQLEALQPSAAALEDRRQLLFSNSIYRLGEFVDLWQDCRSLQDAILCERQDNWRAVYRHWRLGRLKPFLDRGLMMYSVASTILAIITASVLWILLGWPDGGSAVILAAVACSFFASMDDPAPQIYRFFFWTGMSVLFASLYLFLILPNLHDFPMLVLAFSIPFICVGTLTVQPRFYLGMLLTLVNTSSFISIQGAYDADFFAFVNSNLAGPMGLLFAFIWTLVARPFGAELAAKRLTRFSWKDIVHMTEPANLAEHRQLGVQLLDRLMQHLPRLALTGQDTGIAMREVRVGLNLLDLLAYTPRVTGAPNALLQQVVSEVGEYFRACLKAGERLPAPAPLLMTMDRARRALNGHGDDETRLNLLHALSGLRLALLPGVEFVSSAEPEEPLPDGAPL; from the coding sequence TTGAACGGTTTTTTCTCTGGCATTCCGCCGGCCCGCGACTGGTTTTACGGGGTCCGTACTTTTGCAGCGTCGATGATCGCGCTGTACATCGCCTTGCTTATGCAAATGCCGCGTCCGTATTGGGCGATGGCCACGGTTTACATCGTCTCCAGCCCGTTTCTCGGGCCGACCAGTTCCAAGGCGTTATACCGCGCAATCGGTACCTTTCTCGGCGCGGCCGCGGCGGTTTTTTTCGTGCCGATGTTCGTCCAGAGTCCGTATGTGCTGGTGGTGGTCATTGCGCTGTGGACGGGGATTTTGCTGTTCATGTCCCTGCATCTGCGCACGGCCAACAGCTACGCGCTGATGCTCGCCGGTTACACCTTGCCGCTGATTGCCTTGCCGGTGGTGGATAACCCGCTGGCGGTGTGGGACGTGGCGGAAGCGCGTACAGAGGAAATTTTTCTCGGCATCGCCGTCGCTGCCGTGGTCGGTGCGATGTTCTGGCCGCGACGCTTGGCGCCGGTGTTCAACGATGCCGTGAGCAAGTGGTTCGCCGACGCGACCACCTACAGCCTGAAATTTCTCAGCCGCGACGTGCAGCCCGAAGAAGTCACCGCGCTGCGCATGGCCATGGTCGCCAACTTCAACAGCCTCGAATTGATGATCGGCCAGTTGCCCCACGAAGGCTCGCGACCGCAAACCGTGCGCAACACCAAAGAACTGCGCGGGCGAATGATTCATCTGCTGCCGGTGATCGATGCGCTGGAAGACTCGCTCTACGCCCTCGAACGGCGCACACCAGAGCTGGTGGAAAAATTCGAACCGCTGCTGGTCGCAACCCGCGAATGGCTGGCTCATCAGGACGCCGATCTCGACCGTTGGCAAGCGCTGAAAGATCAGCTCGAAGCCCTGCAACCGAGCGCTGCCGCACTGGAAGATCGCCGGCAACTGCTGTTCTCCAACTCGATTTATCGCCTCGGTGAATTCGTCGATCTTTGGCAGGACTGCCGCAGCCTGCAAGACGCCATTCTTTGCGAGCGTCAGGACAACTGGCGCGCGGTTTACCGCCATTGGCGTCTCGGTCGCCTGAAGCCGTTTCTTGACCGTGGCCTGATGATGTATTCGGTGGCCTCGACGATTCTGGCGATCATCACCGCCTCGGTGCTGTGGATTCTGCTCGGCTGGCCGGACGGCGGCAGCGCGGTGATTCTGGCGGCGGTGGCGTGCAGCTTCTTCGCCTCGATGGACGACCCGGCACCGCAGATCTACCGGTTCTTTTTCTGGACCGGCATGTCGGTGCTGTTCGCCAGCCTTTACCTGTTTTTGATTCTGCCCAACTTGCACGATTTCCCGATGCTGGTGCTGGCGTTTTCCATCCCGTTCATCTGCGTCGGCACCCTGACCGTGCAGCCGCGTTTCTACCTCGGCATGCTACTGACGCTGGTCAACACCTCGTCGTTCATCAGCATTCAGGGCGCTTACGACGCGGACTTCTTCGCCTTCGTGAACTCCAACCTGGCGGGGCCGATGGGGCTGTTGTTTGCCTTCATCTGGACGCTGGTCGCGCGACCGTTCGGCGCTGAGCTGGCGGCCAAGCGCCTGACTCGTTTCAGCTGGAAAGACATCGTCCACATGACCGAGCCGGCCAACCTCGCCGAGCACCGCCAGTTGGGTGTGCAGTTGCTCGATCGGCTGATGCAGCATCTGCCGCGTCTCGCTCTCACCGGTCAGGACACCGGCATTGCCATGCGTGAAGTGCGCGTCGGCCTCAACCTGCTCGACTTGCTCGCCTACACCCCACGCGTAACCGGCGCGCCGAATGCGTTGTTGCAGCAAGTGGTCAGCGAGGTCGGCGAGTATTTCCGCGCCTGCCTCAAGGCTGGTGAACGCTTGCCGGCGCCAGCGCCTTTACTGATGACCATGGATCGCGCCCGCCGCGCACTCAACGGTCACGGCGATGATGAAACCCGGCTAAACCTGTTGCACGCCTTGAGCGGTTTGCGTCTGGCGTTGCTGCCCGGCGTCGAATTCGTCTCCAGCGCCGAGCCCGAAGAACCGCTGCCCGATGGAGCGCCCCTATGA
- a CDS encoding TolC family protein, whose amino-acid sequence MKRTQKLFGASLLALAVSGCAVTSEPIERSVSEQRAKSDLQNMYKDQEPLRGPLTLHQAMARAVKYNLEGRLKIMEEALAKRQLDLASFDMLPRMALDAGYVGRNNVNASSSQSVRTGTQSLEPSTSQDRDRDVADLTMVWNVLDFGVSYISAKQQGDQRLIVQERRRKVINTIVQDVRSAYWRAMAAERLLKQIDSLMARVETARRDSESMSSQRIGDPVQALGYQRSLIEATRQLEEQRRALSLAKTELATLINLPLGTNLTLATDDGYQVPELKVDLAKLEQEALTSRPELREQDYQTRISAAETRKAMLRLLPGLEFSAGGHYDSNSFLVEQGWADYGVKVTWNLFNVISAPAAINVAKAGEEVASARRQAMSIAVLAQLYVANANYQEAKRQFKTNQQLSDIDGQIVGQLRNRHQAAGIGELELIQGELNNLQADLRRDLSYADLRNAYGQIFASAGLDPLPDQVQSTEVQSIATALANRESAWAAGDISVPVVAHAPAQ is encoded by the coding sequence ATGAAAAGAACTCAGAAGTTGTTCGGCGCCAGCTTGCTGGCGCTGGCGGTCAGCGGATGTGCAGTGACCAGTGAACCGATTGAACGCAGCGTCAGTGAACAGCGGGCCAAAAGCGACCTGCAAAACATGTACAAGGATCAGGAGCCGCTGCGCGGCCCGTTGACCCTGCATCAAGCCATGGCCCGCGCGGTGAAATACAACCTCGAAGGGCGTTTGAAGATCATGGAGGAAGCGTTGGCCAAGCGGCAGCTCGACCTCGCCAGTTTCGACATGCTGCCGCGCATGGCACTGGACGCCGGTTACGTCGGGCGTAACAACGTCAACGCTTCCAGCAGCCAGAGCGTGCGCACCGGCACCCAGTCTCTGGAGCCGTCGACCTCGCAGGACCGCGACCGCGACGTCGCTGACCTGACCATGGTCTGGAACGTCCTCGACTTCGGCGTCAGTTACATCAGCGCCAAACAGCAGGGCGACCAGCGTCTGATTGTTCAGGAGCGTCGACGCAAGGTCATCAACACCATCGTCCAGGACGTGCGCTCGGCTTATTGGCGGGCGATGGCGGCCGAACGTCTGCTCAAACAGATCGACAGCCTGATGGCGCGGGTCGAGACCGCCCGGCGTGATAGCGAAAGCATGAGCAGCCAGCGTATCGGCGACCCGGTGCAAGCGCTCGGTTATCAACGTTCGCTGATCGAAGCCACGCGCCAACTGGAAGAACAGCGGCGCGCCCTGTCGTTGGCGAAAACCGAACTGGCGACGCTGATCAACCTGCCGTTGGGCACCAACCTGACCCTGGCCACCGATGACGGTTATCAGGTGCCTGAACTCAAGGTCGATCTGGCCAAGCTTGAGCAGGAAGCACTGACCAGTCGCCCGGAACTGCGTGAGCAGGATTACCAGACGCGCATCAGCGCCGCCGAAACGCGCAAAGCCATGTTGCGCTTGCTGCCCGGTCTGGAGTTTTCCGCTGGGGGGCATTACGACAGCAACTCGTTCCTCGTCGAACAGGGCTGGGCCGACTATGGCGTCAAAGTCACCTGGAACTTGTTCAACGTGATTTCCGCACCGGCCGCCATCAACGTCGCCAAGGCCGGCGAAGAAGTCGCCAGTGCCCGGCGTCAGGCGATGTCGATCGCCGTGCTGGCCCAACTCTATGTGGCCAACGCCAACTATCAGGAAGCCAAGCGCCAGTTCAAGACCAACCAACAGCTGTCGGACATCGATGGGCAAATCGTCGGTCAGTTGCGCAACCGCCATCAGGCGGCGGGCATTGGTGAACTGGAGCTGATTCAGGGCGAATTGAACAACCTGCAAGCGGACCTGCGGCGCGACCTGTCGTACGCCGATCTGCGCAATGCCTACGGCCAGATCTTCGCCAGTGCCGGCCTCGATCCGCTGCCGGATCAGGTGCAATCGACCGAAGTGCAATCGATCGCCACCGCGCTGGCCAATCGCGAATCGGCGTGGGCGGCGGGCGATATTTCCGTGCCCGTGGTGGCGCATGCCCCCGCGCAGTGA
- a CDS encoding NfeD family protein translates to MTLAEGHVNSRCCTYVSLLLISGAALAADTPLPPMSPLGLWLITLGIVFLIAEAALPNYGVIGLGGIIMFVIGALILGNAELPIPMMIGLGLISALLLLALVIRALKTRPRQAVSGDAGLLGSVTAITTVQPGDARNGWVQLQGERWQVLSATPLQTGQSVRVVARKGLLLQVAAADAAPLGE, encoded by the coding sequence ATGACTCTCGCGGAGGGTCACGTGAACAGTCGTTGTTGTACGTATGTCTCGCTCCTGCTGATCAGTGGCGCTGCCCTCGCCGCTGACACCCCGTTGCCGCCGATGAGTCCGCTCGGCCTGTGGTTGATTACCCTCGGCATCGTCTTTCTGATCGCCGAAGCGGCGCTACCCAACTACGGCGTGATCGGTCTGGGCGGGATCATCATGTTTGTCATCGGCGCGCTGATTCTGGGCAACGCCGAATTGCCGATACCGATGATGATCGGCCTCGGTCTGATCAGCGCCCTGCTGTTGCTCGCGCTAGTGATTCGCGCGCTGAAAACCCGCCCGCGCCAAGCGGTCAGTGGCGACGCCGGGCTACTCGGCAGCGTGACCGCAATCACCACCGTGCAGCCGGGCGATGCCCGCAACGGTTGGGTGCAGTTGCAAGGCGAACGCTGGCAAGTACTCAGCGCGACGCCGCTGCAAACCGGGCAATCGGTGCGCGTAGTGGCTCGCAAGGGATTGTTGCTGCAAGTGGCCGCGGCTGACGCGGCGCCGCTCGGAGAGTGA
- a CDS encoding MarR family winged helix-turn-helix transcriptional regulator: protein MNISSAMVVAARHWRKICQTTLVNYGISEACAVPLLMIGRLGEGVRQVQVAQAAGMESPSLVRLLDQLCHSGYVCRTEDAHDRRAKCLSLTDTGRELVQAVEIELVRLRHEVLEGIDQSDLEATLRVLRAFEAANPPVVVNS, encoded by the coding sequence ATGAACATCAGCAGTGCCATGGTGGTGGCCGCCAGGCATTGGCGGAAGATCTGCCAGACCACGCTGGTCAACTATGGAATCTCCGAAGCCTGCGCCGTGCCGTTGTTGATGATCGGCCGGTTGGGCGAGGGCGTGCGTCAGGTGCAGGTGGCGCAGGCGGCCGGGATGGAGAGTCCGTCGCTGGTGCGTCTGCTCGATCAGTTGTGTCATTCCGGCTACGTCTGCCGGACCGAAGATGCCCACGATCGCCGCGCCAAGTGCCTGAGCCTGACCGATACCGGGCGTGAACTGGTGCAAGCGGTCGAGATCGAACTGGTGCGCTTGCGTCATGAGGTGCTCGAAGGCATCGATCAAAGCGATCTGGAAGCTACGCTTCGGGTACTCAGAGCTTTTGAGGCGGCCAATCCGCCTGTGGTGGTCAATTCTTGA
- a CDS encoding sulfotransferase family protein has translation MEPLNFDGWLPIRIWPVAGQWQVDWCWFGDTPLHQPFFRDAVEDALRLPFNQAFRRQTPLAALTAWQAQSPGIAPSAFVLHASRCGSTLISQMLAQLDDHIVVSEPPPLDALLRSDLPDAERQAAIAGLLSAYGQRRRGVEKHLVIKLDAWNIGEWPLLQACFADTPWLFLYRDPLEIAVSHLRRPGMHMVPGMLGDCVLEDGLPFEGREDFIARRVGRLLEAGLVHCRDAAGFLVNYSELPAAMTGRLARFFRLSDEQQQRVFAVATRHAKQPSRAFIADGEEKRREASALLQARVQTCARAPYEALEKLRGA, from the coding sequence ATGGAGCCACTGAATTTCGACGGCTGGTTGCCCATTCGGATCTGGCCGGTCGCCGGGCAATGGCAAGTGGATTGGTGCTGGTTCGGCGACACGCCGTTGCATCAGCCATTCTTTCGCGATGCGGTCGAAGATGCGCTGCGGCTGCCGTTCAACCAGGCATTCCGGCGCCAGACGCCATTGGCGGCGTTGACCGCTTGGCAAGCGCAAAGCCCGGGAATCGCCCCGAGCGCATTCGTTCTGCATGCCTCGCGCTGCGGTTCGACGTTGATCAGCCAGATGCTCGCGCAGCTCGACGATCACATCGTGGTGTCCGAACCACCACCGCTGGATGCCTTGTTGCGCAGCGATTTACCGGACGCCGAACGTCAGGCCGCGATTGCCGGTTTGCTTTCGGCGTATGGCCAGCGCCGGCGCGGTGTGGAAAAGCATCTGGTGATCAAACTCGATGCCTGGAACATCGGCGAATGGCCGCTGCTGCAAGCCTGTTTTGCCGATACGCCGTGGTTGTTTCTCTATCGCGACCCGTTGGAGATTGCGGTTTCCCACCTGCGCCGACCGGGCATGCACATGGTCCCGGGCATGCTCGGCGATTGCGTGCTGGAGGACGGCTTGCCGTTTGAGGGGCGCGAAGATTTCATCGCGCGGCGTGTGGGGCGGTTGCTCGAAGCGGGCTTGGTGCATTGCCGTGATGCGGCCGGTTTTCTGGTGAATTACAGCGAATTGCCGGCAGCGATGACGGGGCGGCTGGCGAGGTTTTTTCGCTTGAGCGATGAACAGCAGCAGCGGGTTTTTGCGGTAGCGACACGGCATGCGAAACAGCCTTCGCGTGCGTTCATTGCCGACGGAGAAGAGAAGCGCCGTGAGGCTTCGGCATTGTTGCAGGCACGCGTGCAGACGTGTGCGCGTGCGCCTTATGAAGCTTTGGAAAAATTGCGTGGAGCCTGA
- a CDS encoding aminoacyl-tRNA deacylase — translation MRMAKKVQSSLTRAHCEYDVVAHRHSSSSLETARVAGVPAERVAKSIILDDHHGHYLMAVLPASRHLDLSKVRNSGEWQLTRESNLAHIFDDCERGAVPPLGDSYGLDMVIDPLLTRQKDIYLEAGNHNYLLHMSMPEFLKMVPHAEVRELSD, via the coding sequence ATGCGAATGGCAAAAAAGGTGCAAAGCAGCCTGACCCGGGCGCATTGCGAATATGACGTGGTCGCTCACCGGCATTCGTCCAGTAGCCTGGAAACCGCGCGAGTCGCCGGGGTACCCGCCGAGCGGGTGGCGAAATCGATCATCCTCGACGACCACCACGGGCACTACCTGATGGCCGTATTGCCGGCCAGCCGTCATCTGGATCTGAGCAAGGTGCGCAACAGCGGCGAATGGCAACTGACTCGCGAAAGCAATCTGGCGCACATCTTTGACGACTGCGAGCGCGGCGCGGTGCCGCCGCTGGGTGATTCCTACGGGCTGGACATGGTCATCGACCCGTTGCTGACGCGGCAGAAAGATATTTATCTGGAGGCGGGCAACCACAATTATCTGCTGCACATGAGCATGCCGGAGTTTCTGAAAATGGTGCCGCATGCCGAGGTGCGGGAGTTGAGTGATTAG
- a CDS encoding aspartyl/asparaginyl beta-hydroxylase domain-containing protein, with amino-acid sequence MSRPAFARLPVTLDLPRLLQALAAIDEDAWRSHFNADYFSGEWSGVALISALDARTELSPGRGEPVHRAAWQHDQRWSRALQDLPLDIVSARLLRLGPGGRIHEHRDYDLDGPDADLRLHIPLLSPPDVDFWLDGQRVPMQAGECWFLDLARAHRVANRDTSARVHLVLDCRPSAWLAQMIAQGLPDTPAPELSDSALQRFQRRLAEDAALSAELQALQDPQIFISRTLALAAEQGLEFSREELRAAMRNGRRQWNEQWSH; translated from the coding sequence ATGAGCCGACCGGCCTTCGCGCGCTTGCCGGTGACGCTGGATTTGCCGCGGCTGTTGCAAGCCTTGGCGGCCATTGACGAAGACGCTTGGCGCAGCCATTTCAATGCGGATTATTTTTCCGGCGAGTGGAGCGGTGTGGCGCTGATTTCAGCGCTCGACGCGCGCACCGAGTTGTCTCCCGGTCGTGGTGAACCGGTGCACCGCGCAGCCTGGCAGCATGATCAGCGCTGGTCGCGCGCGCTGCAGGATTTGCCGCTCGACATCGTCAGTGCCCGACTCCTGCGGCTGGGGCCGGGCGGGCGGATTCATGAGCATCGTGACTACGATCTTGATGGCCCGGACGCCGATCTGCGCTTGCACATTCCGTTGCTCAGTCCACCCGATGTCGATTTCTGGCTCGACGGCCAGCGTGTGCCAATGCAGGCCGGCGAGTGCTGGTTTCTCGACCTCGCACGTGCGCATCGGGTGGCTAACCGTGACACCTCGGCGCGGGTGCATCTGGTCCTCGATTGTCGGCCCAGTGCCTGGCTGGCGCAGATGATTGCTCAAGGTCTGCCGGACACGCCCGCGCCGGAGTTGTCTGATAGCGCGCTGCAACGTTTTCAGCGTCGGCTGGCGGAGGATGCCGCGTTGTCTGCCGAGTTGCAGGCGCTGCAGGATCCGCAAATATTCATCAGCCGCACACTGGCGCTGGCCGCTGAACAGGGTCTGGAGTTTTCTCGCGAAGAATTGCGCGCGGCCATGCGCAATGGTCGCCGGCAATGGAATGAACAATGGAGCCACTGA
- a CDS encoding slipin family protein: protein MGLQIGFVALLFLVIALAGSTFRILREYERGVVFQLGRFWQVKGPGLILLIPVVQQMVRVDLRTVVLDVPPQDVITRDNVSVKVNAVLYFRVLDPQKAIIQVEDFLSATSQLAQTTLRAVLGKHELDELLAEREQLNIDIQQVLDAQTDAWGIKVANVEIKHVDLNESMVRAIAKQAEAERERRAKVIHAEGELQASEKLMQAAEMLGRQPGAMQLRYMQTLSSIAGDKSSTIVFPLPIELLKGMADLSGKS from the coding sequence ATGGGTCTGCAAATCGGTTTTGTTGCGCTGTTGTTTTTGGTGATTGCCCTCGCCGGCTCGACATTTCGCATCCTGCGCGAATATGAACGCGGTGTGGTGTTCCAGCTCGGACGCTTCTGGCAAGTCAAAGGCCCCGGGCTGATCCTGCTGATTCCGGTGGTGCAGCAAATGGTTCGGGTCGACTTGCGCACGGTCGTACTCGACGTACCGCCGCAGGATGTGATCACCCGCGACAACGTCTCGGTGAAGGTCAACGCGGTGCTGTACTTCCGCGTACTCGATCCGCAAAAGGCGATCATTCAGGTGGAAGACTTTCTCTCCGCCACCAGCCAATTGGCGCAAACCACCCTGCGTGCCGTACTTGGCAAACACGAACTCGATGAGTTATTGGCCGAGCGCGAGCAGTTGAACATCGATATCCAGCAAGTGCTCGACGCCCAGACCGACGCGTGGGGCATCAAGGTCGCCAACGTCGAAATCAAACACGTCGACCTCAACGAGTCGATGGTTCGCGCCATCGCCAAACAGGCCGAGGCCGAGCGCGAACGACGGGCCAAGGTGATTCATGCCGAAGGTGAATTACAGGCTTCGGAAAAACTCATGCAGGCTGCGGAAATGCTCGGACGCCAGCCGGGGGCAATGCAGTTGCGTTATATGCAGACGTTGAGTTCGATTGCGGGGGACAAGAGTTCGACGATTGTCTTTCCGCTGCCGATCGAGCTGCTCAAGGGCATGGCGGACCTGTCCGGCAAGTCCTGA
- a CDS encoding DUF2789 domain-containing protein, whose amino-acid sequence MESPTHSLPSLFKQLGLPDDPVNIDKFIATHSPLKPELHLADAFFWTKSQSQFLRDEILDDADWAEVVDQLDVMLRKGRDA is encoded by the coding sequence ATGGAAAGCCCAACGCACAGCTTGCCATCCCTGTTCAAACAACTCGGCCTTCCCGACGATCCGGTCAACATCGACAAATTCATCGCCACCCATTCCCCGCTCAAACCCGAACTGCATCTGGCCGATGCGTTTTTCTGGACGAAGAGCCAGTCGCAGTTCTTGCGCGACGAGATTCTGGATGACGCCGATTGGGCGGAGGTGGTGGATCAGTTGGATGTGATGTTGCGCAAGGGGCGGGATGCGTAG
- the cysC gene encoding adenylyl-sulfate kinase, which yields MPPRSDVLAPRASVSRTQRETRNGHRGAAILLTGLPAAGKSTLAQALHAELFARGLHSVVLDGDGLRVGLNRDLGFSDADRLENIRRASELAALLVENGQIVILAMIAPLAELREVFASRLGDDYREVWCSASLAVCEQRDPKGHYARARRGELPGFTGISAPYEPPVQASLVLDSGAQSVDACLDRLLTWLGECSVLPRT from the coding sequence ATGCCCCCGCGCAGTGATGTGCTGGCGCCGCGCGCCAGTGTCAGTCGCACTCAACGCGAGACCCGCAACGGTCATCGCGGGGCGGCGATTCTACTGACCGGTCTGCCGGCGGCGGGCAAGTCGACACTTGCCCAGGCGTTGCACGCCGAGTTGTTCGCACGGGGTTTGCACAGTGTGGTGCTGGATGGCGACGGCTTGCGTGTCGGGCTTAATCGCGACCTCGGTTTTAGCGATGCTGACCGGCTGGAGAACATCCGCCGCGCCAGCGAACTCGCTGCGTTGCTGGTGGAAAACGGTCAGATCGTGATTCTGGCGATGATTGCACCGCTGGCCGAATTGCGTGAAGTGTTCGCCAGTCGCTTGGGCGACGACTATCGCGAGGTCTGGTGCAGCGCTTCATTGGCAGTCTGTGAGCAACGTGACCCGAAGGGCCATTACGCGCGCGCCCGGCGCGGTGAGCTGCCCGGGTTTACGGGCATCTCGGCGCCCTACGAGCCACCGGTGCAGGCGTCGCTGGTGCTCGATAGCGGCGCGCAGTCGGTGGACGCCTGCCTCGATCGCCTGCTGACCTGGCTGGGCGAATGTTCGGTGTTGCCTCGGACATGA